From Megalobrama amblycephala isolate DHTTF-2021 linkage group LG24, ASM1881202v1, whole genome shotgun sequence, the proteins below share one genomic window:
- the bhlhe23 gene encoding class E basic helix-loop-helix protein 23, giving the protein MNVGEENLLKSISNDTLLDLTQRYGQSAFGFGAGHGTGSPGRYSLTPAADFLSGQTGKSNESGGEQTSDEDDGFDHLESRKRGAGFDEEKHPSALAKKPKEQRSLRLSINARERRRMHDLNDALDGLRSVIPYAHSPSVRKLSKIATLLLAKNYILMQAQALEEMRRLVAYLNQGQTITSPIPTALAPFGQAAVYPFSSTALATCAEKCSSFSGTPSNLFKHCNDKP; this is encoded by the coding sequence atgaatGTCGGCGAAGAAAACTTGCTGAAATCGATCAGCAACGACACCCTGCTGGACCTGACGCAGCGCTACGGACAGTCCGCCTTCGGCTTCGGCGCTGGCCATGGTACTGGAAGCCCTGGCCGCTACTCCCTCACACCTGCCGCGGATTTCCTCTCCGGTCAAACAGGAAAGTCGAACGAAAGTGGCGGAGAGCAGACCAGCGATGAAGACGACGGCTTCGACCACCTCGAGTCTCGAAAGCGAGGCGCGGGGTTCGACGAAGAGAAGCACCCGAGCGCTCTCGCCAAGAAGCCGAAGGAGCAGAGATCTCTTCGGCTGAGTATTAACGCGCGCGAGCGGAGACGCATGCACGACCTCAATGACGCGCTGGACGGCCTGAGGTCTGTGATTCCCTACGCGCACAGTCCGTCCGTGAGAAAACTCTCTAAAATCGCAACTTTGCTTCTTGCAAAAAACTACATCCTAATGCAGGCGCAGGCGCTGGAGGAAATGCGCCGGTTGGTGGCTTATCTTAACCAAGGACAGACTATAACTTCACCGATTCCCACCGCGCTCGCGCCTTTCGGACAGGCGGCCGTGTATCCGTTTTCAAGCACGGCACTGGCCACCTGTGCGGAGAAATGCAGCTCGTTCTCCGGGACCCCGTCCAATCTGTTCAAACACTGCAACGACAAGCCTTGA